In the Bacteroidota bacterium genome, AAAAGAAATTTTTAAAAGCTCTAATTCCGAAAATTGCTGGGATGGAAAAGATAAAAATGGAACTGTAGTTGAGAATGGGGTATACTATTATGTATATAAAATTCAAGATTTCAAAGTGAATGGAAGTATTAATGTATACTATTAAGAATAAGTTCTAACATAAAAATCCTGCTCCCAAAAAGGGCAGGATTTTTTTTGTTGTTACCGCTAATGGTTTTTCTACTTTTGCGCAATGAATTTTACTATCCGAAAGGGCGAAAAAAAAGATTTACCGCAGGTACTCGATTTAATTAAGGAGCTTGCTGTTTATGAAAAAGCACCTAAAGAAGTGACTGTTACAATACCGGAATTGGAAGCCGATAGTTTTGGAAACCATCCTGTATTTTATTTTTATGTGGCGCTTGTTGAAGAGCAAATTGTGGGGGCTGCCATTTATTATATTAAATATTCCACTTGGAAAGGAAAGTGTGTTTTTTTGGAAGACTTGATTGTTAAGGAATCCTACAGAGGAAATCAAATTGGTAGACACTTGTTTGAAGCCATCATTCATGTAAGTAAAGAAATGGGGGCCAAAAGAATGGAGTGGCAAGTGTTAGACTGGAATGAACCTGCCATACATTTTTACAAAAAATTTGATGCAAATTTTGACGGCACATGGGTGAATTGCAAGTTTACAGAAGAACAATTAAAAGCATTCCCTTTCAAATAATTTTTGGGAGGCGGTCTTGAATGGATATATAAAAAATATATAAAATATGCGTGTTTTTAAGTTTGGCGGGGCTTCCGTAAAAGATGCCGAAGCGGTAAAAAATGTAGCTTCTATACTTGGCTTGTTTCCAGATGAAAAAATTGTGGTGGTTATCTCCGCAATGGGAAAAACGACCAATGCACTGGAGCGACTTACACATGCTACTTTTAAATCGCGTGAAAAAATAGCGGAAATCATCAACGAAATTAAGGAGTATCATTTTTCCATTTTAACTGAATTATTTCCTGATGGTTCGCATCCGGTTTATTCCGATATTTCTAATTCCTTTGTGGAACTGGATTGGGCAACAGAAGATGAACCGGTTTTTAGCTACGATCAAACCTACGACCAAATTGTTTCGGTGGGCGAATTAATTTCTACCCGCATTGTAAGTGCATATTTGAATTCATGCGGGGTGAAAAACCGATGGCAGGATGCGCGCGATTTTATTCAAACCGATAATACCTACCGCGAAGGCAAAGTGGATTGGGAATTAACCGAACAATTGGCCAAAGAAAAGCTTCATTTTAAAAACGAAAATATAATTATTACCCAAGGGTTTATTGGCGGAACTTCCGAAAATTTTACGACTACATTAGGGCGTGAAGGAAGCGATTATACTGCATCAATCGTAGCATTTGCGCTTAACGCAGACGATGTCACTATTTGGAAAGATGTTCCCGGAGTATTAAATGCAGATCCGAAATACTTTGATGATACTGTAATGTTAGAGCAATTGAGTTATCAGGATGCAATTGAATTAACCTATTATGGTGCAACGGTAATTCATCCCAAAACCATTAAGCCACTTCAAAATAAAAACATTCCCTTGCGTGTAAAATCCTTTATCGCACCACAAAATAAAGGGACTGTAATTGATGCACATGCAACTCACAATGCAGTTCCTTGTTTTATTTTTAAAACAGAGCAAATGCTTATTTCCATTTCACCAAAAGATTTTTCATTTATTGTAGAAGAAAATTTGAGTCACTTGTTTTCCATTTTTGCTACCTGTCACATCAAAATTAATTTGATGCAAAATTCAGCGATAAGCTTTTCTATTTGTGTGGACAATAATGAGCGTAAAGCCGAGCAACTTATTGAGGAATTGCAACAACACTACAAAGTCTTGTTTAATGCCAATCTTGAACTTATTACTATACGAAACTATGACGCCGCAACAATTGATAGAGTTTCGAAAAATAAGCACGTTATTTTGGAGCAAAAGAGTCGCACTACAGTGCAACTGGTTACACGGAGAATTGAGAACTAATTTTTTCAGCTAATACTTGCGCAATTTTTTTATTTGATTCATGTGTCCATCCCGCTATGTGTGGGCTTAGAATTACTTTTTCACTTTTAGTGAGATAATCCATTCCTATTGAAGGCAATTTGTTGGTGCTTTCGAAACTGCTTTCTTCAAATTCAAATACATCAAGACAAGCACCTAACACTTTACCCGATTCAATGGCAGCAGCCAAATCGCTTAAGTTCACGATGCCACCCCTAGCGGTATTTATTAAATAAAAATTCTTTTTAAATTGATTGATAAATGCTGTATTTACCAGTTGATTGGTTTCTGCACTCAGCGGAAGATGCAAACTCACTATATCGCATTCCTTAAAAATTCTCTCCATGCTGCTTTCTTCCATGTATGCAGAATTTTGAATGTAGTTCTGTTTATACTTATCGTAGGCTAACACTTTTACGCCGAAACCCGAAAGCCGCTGCGCAAAAGCCTCTCCCATATAGCCATAGCCTAAAATCCCGATGGTTTTTCCTTTTAATTCTACACCCCAATTTTCTGTTCTGCGCCAAATACCATTTCGAATTTCTGAATCCGCACGCTTTAAATTATTAAACAAGGAAAGTAACATTCCAAGCGCATGCTCAGCCACAGAATCGCGGTTTCCTTCCGGCGAACGCAAGCAAGCAATGCCCTTACTTTGTGCATGAGCCACATCAATATTTTCAAGACCGGCACCGGGCCGCGCAATAAATTTCAGGTTGGTGCCTTTATCAATAAAATCACGATCTATCTTAAATCGGCTCCGAATAACCATTCCTGCATAGTTGGGAAGAATAGCTGCTATCTCCTCTTTACTTAACTTGCTTTTATCGTCACAAGAAAAACCTTGTTGGCTAAGCATTTCCATAAGAATAGGATGAGTAGTATCAATAAAAATAATTTTCATGCGTTATTTTATTTCCATCGATTTATCAATCAGATTCGTTAATTCCACAAAATTTTCGACCGACAATTCCTCCGCTCTTTTCGCCAAAAAATCGTGCTCTAAAATTACTCCGTTCAGCATTTGTTTCAAAGCGTTGCGCAATGTTTTTCGGCGTTGATTAAATCCGGCTTTCACTACCTGAAAAAACAAAGTTTCGTTGCAATCCAAGTGTTGTCGAGTATTTCGCACACATCGGATGACTCCCGATTTTACTTTTGGAGGAGGTTGAAAAACATGTTCTTCCACTGTAAATAAATATTCGATATCGTAATAAGCTTGCATAAAAACACTGAGAATACCGTACACTTTTTTTCCTGGTTTGGAAGCAATGCGTAGTGCCACTTCCTTTTGAAACATGCCCACCACTTCGGGTATTTGATTGCGGTAATCCAAAACCTTAAAAAGGATTTGAGTGGAAATATTATATGGAAAATTTCCAATCACAGCAAAGGATTCGGTGAAATAATCCTCAAAACGTAAATGCAAAAAATCGCCTTCAATAATCCTGTTTTGCAACTCCGGAAAACGCTTTTTTAGATAGGCAATAGATTCTCTGTCAATATCAATAATACTCGTTTCATAGGCAGAGTTCTGAAGCAAGAATTGCGTTAAAACGCCCATTCCAGGCCCAACTTCCAATACTTTCTTATACTTATCGAGTTGGCTTAAACTCGCCACAATATCGGCTGCAATTTGCTCGTCTTTGAGAAAGTGCTGCCCTAATTGCTTCTTGGCTTTTACATCGTCCGGCCGCATTTTATATCACTTCTAAGAGCGAACGAAATGCAACGAATTTGCCCTCGTATTTTTTCTTCACATCCGCTTGCAAGCGCGGTGCATGCTCCACACGGTATTGTTCATAAGCTTCGAGCGAAGGACAAGTGTATTGAAAAGAATAAGTTATGCCTTGCTCCTCTTCTACCAAGAGTTTACAGATTTTACTTTCGGTAAAAATACCGGTTTGCATAACTTCAGGTACATGCACTTCTCGCATCCAGGTTAGCCATTCGTCGTGGACGTCTTGCTCAATATTAATTGTAACGTTGTAAATTATCATAAAAATAAGTCTAAAAGACGCCCTAAAAGTAGCAATAATACAGCAGTCTTCATTTGCCCACATTTTAGTATCTTCGGCCTTTCTTTTTAAAAAATGGAATATTCAGAGCTTACAGCCATTTCGCCTATTGACGGCAGATACAGAAGCAAAACAGAAGAACTGGCTCCTTACTTTTCGGAATTCGCACTGCTAAAATACCGGGTGCGTGTAGAAGTAGAATACTTTATTGCACTCTGCGAAATACCCTTACCGCAACTTGCAGGATTAGATAAATCCATTTTTCCGAAACTTCGAGAAGTATATTCAAACTTTTCAATTTCAGATGCTGCGCGTATCAAAAGCATTGAAAAAACTACCAACCACGATGTTAAAGCAGTAGAGTATTTTATTAAAGAAAAGCTGGATGGCCTGAATTTAAAGGAGCAAAAAGAATTTATTCATTTTGGATTAACTTCACAAGACATCAATAACACAGCGGTTCCACTATCTGTAAAAGAAGCTATGAAGGATATTTACATACCCTTTTTAGAAACGATCCTATTAAAATTAAAAACACTTTCACAGGAATACGCATCCGTAAGCTTATTAGCGCGCACGCATGGACAAGCCGCTTCTCCCACACGTTTGGGAAAAGAATTTATGGTTTATGTAGAGCGACTCGAAAATCAATTGAATGTTCTAAAAGCAATTCCACACGCTGCAAAATTTGGCGGCGCCACCGGAAACTTTAATGCCCACCACATTGCCTATCCAGAGGTTGATTGGAAAAATTTTGCCAATGCATTTGTCGATAAAACACTGGGTTTGCAGCGCTCACAGTACACTACACAAATTGAACATTACGATTCTTTTGCCTCTCTCTGTGATTGTATCAAACGCATCAATACCATTTTAATTGATTTGAACCGCGATATATGGACCTATATTTCGATGGATTATTTCAAGCAAAAAATTAAACCCGGCGAAATTGGTTCTTCTGCTATGCCGCACAAAGTGAATCCCATTGATTTTGAAAATTCAGAAGGCAATTTGGGAATTGCAAATGCTTTATTGGAGCACCTTTCGGCCAAGTTACCCATTTCGCGTTTGCAGCGCGATTTAACCGACTCTACTGTTTTACGAAATGTGGGAATGCCTTTTTCGCATAGCTTACTTGCACTTAAATCTTTGTTACAAGGCTTGAATAAACTGGTGTTGAATCCCGAAAAAATTGCTGCCGACTTGGAAGATAATTGGGCCGTTATTGCCGAAGCCATTCAAACTATTTTGCGCCGCGAAAACTATCCCAATCCATACGAAACGCTGAAAGATTTGACCCGCACACATGAAAAGCCAAATGCAAAAAGTTTTGCCGATTTTATCGAGAAGCTTAATGTTAGCGAGGCTGTAAAATCAGAATTAAAAAAAATTAGTCCGCACAATTACACCGGAATTTAATCTCTACAAAAAGCCCTTGAAACTCTATTTTCGAATCTTACGCTACATCAAACCCTACAAAGGATATGCTGCATTAAATGCGCTTTTTAATATCCTATTCGTAGCTTTTTCGCTTTTTTCATTAACCATGGTGGCGCCCTTTTTGGATTTGTTGTTTTTAAAAAATGATGCCGATTACGCCTTGCGCATGGCCAAGGGAGAGCCCGAATTTGTTTTATCCATTAGCTCCATCATCGATAATTTTTATTTCTACCTCACCAAAATGATTGTGGATCCGGAGCGTGGAAAAATTTATGCACTTATATTCATTTGTATATTGGTGGTAGTAATGTTCTTTTTAAAGAACTTATGTCGTTACCTCGCCATGTACTTTCTTGCACCTGTTAGAAACCGCGTGGTGCGCGACATTCGAAACGAAATTTACAACAAAACACTTGTTTTACCCCTCTCCTATTATTCAGAAGAACGCAAAGGCGATATCATGAGTCGCATGTCGAGCGATGTGCATGAAATTGAATGGTCGGTGATGAAATCCTTGGAGGTTGTTTTTAGAGATCCCATCTCCATCATTGCTTTTTTGGTAACCATGGTTATTATGAGTCCACAGCTTACACTATTTGTATTTGTGCTGTTGCCTTTAACCGGAATTTTAATTGGAAGCATTGGAAAAAGTTTGCGCCGCACCTCTGCCCGCAGTAAGGACACTCTTGGCCGGCTCTTCTCCATTATTGAAGAAACCTTGTCGGGTTTACGCATCATCAAAGCCTTTAATGCTGAAAAATCGGTGAGCGATAAATTCAGCAAAACCAATGAAGAGTACACTACTATTATGACACGCATGTATCGCAAAACCGATTTAAGCTCACCTATGAGTGAGTTTTTGGGCACTTGCGTGATGGTGGTGGTGATGTATTTTGGTGGCAAATTAGTATTGGATTCCAATCCTACCTTAAGTGCATCGGTATTCATTACTTATATTGCAATTTTTTCTCAAGTAATTCCGCCGGCACGTTCCTTTACCGATGCCTATTATAACATTCAAAAAGGCATCGCTTCCGCGGAAAGAATTGCAAAAATATTAGATGCTGAAATTACTATTCATGAAGCTGCAAATCCTACCTCCATCCATTCATTTAAAGAAAGCATTGAATACAAAAATGTTTCTTTTGCTTATGTTCGTGGAGATGTGGGCTACGCTTTACGCAGAATAAACTTAAAAATTGAAAAAGGGAAAACGGTTGCCTTGGTGGGTCAATCCGGTGCCGGGAAATCTACGCTGGTAGATATTTTACCTCGATTTTATGATGCCACTGAGGGTGAAGTTTTGATTGACGGCATTCCGAATACCCAGTATAAAATTTCAGATTTACGTGGATTGATGGGCAATGTAACACAAGAGTCCATTTTGTTTAACGATACCATTTTCAATAACATTTCTTTTGGAATGGAGCATACAAAAGAGGAAGATGTGATAGCTGCAGCAAAAATTGCCAATGCACATGAGTTCATCATGCAAATGGAAAACGGCTATCAAAGCAATATTGGCGATAGAGGAAGCAAACTCAGTGGCGGGCAACGTCAACGCATCAGCATCGCAAGAGCGGTTTTAAAAAATCCTCCTATCCTTATTTTAGATGAAGCAACTTCCGCTTTGGATACAGAATCTGAAAGACTTGTTCAAGATGCATTGAGTAAGCTTATGAAGAACCGAACCTCCTTAATTATTGCGCATCGCTTATCCACGATTTTGCATGCCGATGAAATTATTGTGATGAGTAAAGGAGAAATTATTGAGCGCGGAAATCATCATCAACTCATTGCAAAAGAAGGCGCTTATAAAAAATTGAGCGACATGCAGGCTTTTGTGTAATGCAATTGAATCCAATGAAAGTAAGCGGTTTTACCTTTATCCGAAATGCCTTAAAATACGATTACCCAATTGTAGAAGCCATCACTTCCATCCTACCCATTTGTGATGAATTTGTTGTTGCGGTTGGAAAATCAGAAGATGCAACGCTTCAACTCATTCAAAACATTGGATCCCCAAAAATAAAAATCATTGAAACCATCTGGAACGAAAGACTACGCGAAGGTGGAAGGGTATTAGCCGACGAAACAAACAAAGCGTTTAACGCAGTAAGCACCGATTCGGATTGGGCATTTTATATTCAAGGTGATGAAGTGATTCACGAAAAGTATTTACCGGCAATTCGTCAAGCCATGCTCGACAATGCGCTTGATACACGGGTGGAAGGGCTGCTTTTTGATTACACCCATTTTTATGGTTCATACGATTACATTGCCAATTCGCGAAAATGGTACCGTCATGAAGTGCGTATTATTCGTAAGGATCCCGAGATTTATTCGTTTAGAGATGCTCAAGGTTTTCAAAAGTACAATCGCCCTCTGAGGGTAAAAAAATGCAATGCAAGTGTGTATCATTATGGATGGGTAAAACCACCCGAACTGCAACAAGCAAAGCAAGAAAGTTTTCACAAAATGTGGCACGACGATGATTGGGTGCAAAAAAACATCCCTAAAGCAGCAACATTCGATTATTCCAAAATCGATTCATTGACAAGTTTTAAGGGCACCCATCCTAATGTAATGCTCCCAAGAATTAATTCAAAAAATTGGCACTTTTCATTTGACCCAACAAAAGGAATAAAGCCGGCATTTCGATATCGTTTGCTAAATTATATTCAAAACAAAACCGGTTGGAAAATTGGCGAATACCGCAATTATCGTTTGCTGAAATAATTACGGCTTAGATTGCCCCCTGGTTAATATAAATGGTTATTTTAGTATCTTTGAAAAGTTCAGCTAAATTTGAAATATATGACGATTCCCGATTTTACTAAATCCCCAACCGTTGACCAAGTAGGTATTGAAGAAAGATGTGCGCGTTTTCAAACCCGCAGCATAAAAAAAGACACCAAGGTTCAAGGCTTAAAAATGGCTTTGAATATGATTGATTTAACCACCCTCGAAGGAAAGGATACAGAAGGGAAAGTGCGTCAAATGTGTTACAAGGCCGAACATTTACACGATGTATATCCCGGATTACCTACTGTTGCTGCCGTATGTGTTTATCCTACTTTCGTAAAAATAGCTAAAGACGCTTTAAAAAACACAAATGTTAAGGTTGCCTCAGTTGCCACTGCTTTTCCAAGTGGACAATCCACCAGAGCCATAAAAATTGCCGATACAAAATTTGCTGTCGATAACGGTGCCGATGAAGTAGACATGGTGATTTCACGAGGCGAATTCTTAAAAAAGAATTACAATTTTGTTTTTGATGAAATTGCTGCAATTAAGGAAGCTTGCGGAAAAGCAAGATTAAAAGTTATTTTTGAAACAGGCGAAATTTCAACTTTAGACAATGTACGTTTAGCTAGCGAAATTGCCATTCATGCCGGAGCTGATTTTATAAAAACTTCCACCGGCAAAATATCACCCGCAGCCACCATGCCGGTTACGCTAGTTATGCTCGAAACCATCCGTGACCATTACTATGCTACAGGCAAAATGATAGGAATGAAACCTGCAGGGGGCATATCCACCGCTAAATCGGCATTGCATTATTTGATAATGTTACGCGAAACCCTTGGTAATGCTTGGTTAAGTAATGAATGGTTTAGATTTGGAGCGAGTAGCTTGGCGAACGATATCTTAATGCAATTGATGAAAGAAAAAACCGGCGTTTATCAGAGTGGGGATTATTTTTCAAAGGATTAATTGAATAGCATTTATTCTCGAAAGAACGATAGGTTGAGCAGATTAATATGTACCAGAAAGAAGCGTTGAAGTGCGGAAATTTTTATAACATCTTTAGCCCGGAAAATGGGAAGGAGCTGTTTTTTTATACAGATGAAAATTATTTTTTCTTTTTAAAGAAGTTTTCAGAAACCGTTTTGCCATTTGCAGACCTTTATGGCTATTGCTTATTACCAAATCATTTTCAATTGCTTATCAAAATAAAAGACGAAAAAAGTGTTTTTGAGTATCTAAAAATGAATGGCAATTTCCCGGATGAAACAGTTACATTGGAATCAATTAAAGCACTTTCTGTAGGAGAAGGAATGGCGAATTTGGATATTTTCGGAATGCATATCTCACGTTTATTTTCCAATTTTTTTAATGCCTATTCTAAATCGATTAATGAGCAGCAGAAAAAAAGAGGGAATTTGTTTGCGAAAGGTTTTAAAATTAAGCTTTTGGAATCTTCAAGCGATTTAATGCAATGCCTCATTAACATGCACAATAGCCCACTTCAAAACAAACTTGTTACAAAAATTGAGGATTGGAAATTTTCATCTTTCGAGGCAT is a window encoding:
- a CDS encoding ATP-binding cassette domain-containing protein, coding for MKLYFRILRYIKPYKGYAALNALFNILFVAFSLFSLTMVAPFLDLLFLKNDADYALRMAKGEPEFVLSISSIIDNFYFYLTKMIVDPERGKIYALIFICILVVVMFFLKNLCRYLAMYFLAPVRNRVVRDIRNEIYNKTLVLPLSYYSEERKGDIMSRMSSDVHEIEWSVMKSLEVVFRDPISIIAFLVTMVIMSPQLTLFVFVLLPLTGILIGSIGKSLRRTSARSKDTLGRLFSIIEETLSGLRIIKAFNAEKSVSDKFSKTNEEYTTIMTRMYRKTDLSSPMSEFLGTCVMVVVMYFGGKLVLDSNPTLSASVFITYIAIFSQVIPPARSFTDAYYNIQKGIASAERIAKILDAEITIHEAANPTSIHSFKESIEYKNVSFAYVRGDVGYALRRINLKIEKGKTVALVGQSGAGKSTLVDILPRFYDATEGEVLIDGIPNTQYKISDLRGLMGNVTQESILFNDTIFNNISFGMEHTKEEDVIAAAKIANAHEFIMQMENGYQSNIGDRGSKLSGGQRQRISIARAVLKNPPILILDEATSALDTESERLVQDALSKLMKNRTSLIIAHRLSTILHADEIIVMSKGEIIERGNHHQLIAKEGAYKKLSDMQAFV
- a CDS encoding glycosyltransferase family 2 protein, with the translated sequence MKVSGFTFIRNALKYDYPIVEAITSILPICDEFVVAVGKSEDATLQLIQNIGSPKIKIIETIWNERLREGGRVLADETNKAFNAVSTDSDWAFYIQGDEVIHEKYLPAIRQAMLDNALDTRVEGLLFDYTHFYGSYDYIANSRKWYRHEVRIIRKDPEIYSFRDAQGFQKYNRPLRVKKCNASVYHYGWVKPPELQQAKQESFHKMWHDDDWVQKNIPKAATFDYSKIDSLTSFKGTHPNVMLPRINSKNWHFSFDPTKGIKPAFRYRLLNYIQNKTGWKIGEYRNYRLLK
- a CDS encoding GNAT family N-acetyltransferase, whose product is MNFTIRKGEKKDLPQVLDLIKELAVYEKAPKEVTVTIPELEADSFGNHPVFYFYVALVEEQIVGAAIYYIKYSTWKGKCVFLEDLIVKESYRGNQIGRHLFEAIIHVSKEMGAKRMEWQVLDWNEPAIHFYKKFDANFDGTWVNCKFTEEQLKAFPFK
- a CDS encoding hydroxyacid dehydrogenase; the encoded protein is MKIIFIDTTHPILMEMLSQQGFSCDDKSKLSKEEIAAILPNYAGMVIRSRFKIDRDFIDKGTNLKFIARPGAGLENIDVAHAQSKGIACLRSPEGNRDSVAEHALGMLLSLFNNLKRADSEIRNGIWRRTENWGVELKGKTIGILGYGYMGEAFAQRLSGFGVKVLAYDKYKQNYIQNSAYMEESSMERIFKECDIVSLHLPLSAETNQLVNTAFINQFKKNFYLINTARGGIVNLSDLAAAIESGKVLGACLDVFEFEESSFESTNKLPSIGMDYLTKSEKVILSPHIAGWTHESNKKIAQVLAEKISSQFSV
- the purB gene encoding adenylosuccinate lyase; this translates as MEYSELTAISPIDGRYRSKTEELAPYFSEFALLKYRVRVEVEYFIALCEIPLPQLAGLDKSIFPKLREVYSNFSISDAARIKSIEKTTNHDVKAVEYFIKEKLDGLNLKEQKEFIHFGLTSQDINNTAVPLSVKEAMKDIYIPFLETILLKLKTLSQEYASVSLLARTHGQAASPTRLGKEFMVYVERLENQLNVLKAIPHAAKFGGATGNFNAHHIAYPEVDWKNFANAFVDKTLGLQRSQYTTQIEHYDSFASLCDCIKRINTILIDLNRDIWTYISMDYFKQKIKPGEIGSSAMPHKVNPIDFENSEGNLGIANALLEHLSAKLPISRLQRDLTDSTVLRNVGMPFSHSLLALKSLLQGLNKLVLNPEKIAADLEDNWAVIAEAIQTILRRENYPNPYETLKDLTRTHEKPNAKSFADFIEKLNVSEAVKSELKKISPHNYTGI
- the deoC gene encoding deoxyribose-phosphate aldolase, with amino-acid sequence MTIPDFTKSPTVDQVGIEERCARFQTRSIKKDTKVQGLKMALNMIDLTTLEGKDTEGKVRQMCYKAEHLHDVYPGLPTVAAVCVYPTFVKIAKDALKNTNVKVASVATAFPSGQSTRAIKIADTKFAVDNGADEVDMVISRGEFLKKNYNFVFDEIAAIKEACGKARLKVIFETGEISTLDNVRLASEIAIHAGADFIKTSTGKISPAATMPVTLVMLETIRDHYYATGKMIGMKPAGGISTAKSALHYLIMLRETLGNAWLSNEWFRFGASSLANDILMQLMKEKTGVYQSGDYFSKD
- the rsmA gene encoding 16S rRNA (adenine(1518)-N(6)/adenine(1519)-N(6))-dimethyltransferase RsmA, with product MRPDDVKAKKQLGQHFLKDEQIAADIVASLSQLDKYKKVLEVGPGMGVLTQFLLQNSAYETSIIDIDRESIAYLKKRFPELQNRIIEGDFLHLRFEDYFTESFAVIGNFPYNISTQILFKVLDYRNQIPEVVGMFQKEVALRIASKPGKKVYGILSVFMQAYYDIEYLFTVEEHVFQPPPKVKSGVIRCVRNTRQHLDCNETLFFQVVKAGFNQRRKTLRNALKQMLNGVILEHDFLAKRAEELSVENFVELTNLIDKSMEIK
- a CDS encoding aspartate kinase, producing the protein MRVFKFGGASVKDAEAVKNVASILGLFPDEKIVVVISAMGKTTNALERLTHATFKSREKIAEIINEIKEYHFSILTELFPDGSHPVYSDISNSFVELDWATEDEPVFSYDQTYDQIVSVGELISTRIVSAYLNSCGVKNRWQDARDFIQTDNTYREGKVDWELTEQLAKEKLHFKNENIIITQGFIGGTSENFTTTLGREGSDYTASIVAFALNADDVTIWKDVPGVLNADPKYFDDTVMLEQLSYQDAIELTYYGATVIHPKTIKPLQNKNIPLRVKSFIAPQNKGTVIDAHATHNAVPCFIFKTEQMLISISPKDFSFIVEENLSHLFSIFATCHIKINLMQNSAISFSICVDNNERKAEQLIEELQQHYKVLFNANLELITIRNYDAATIDRVSKNKHVILEQKSRTTVQLVTRRIEN
- a CDS encoding DUF4286 family protein — translated: MIIYNVTINIEQDVHDEWLTWMREVHVPEVMQTGIFTESKICKLLVEEEQGITYSFQYTCPSLEAYEQYRVEHAPRLQADVKKKYEGKFVAFRSLLEVI